The Trichocoleus sp. FACHB-46 DNA window CAGCGGGGGAGCGCAACAGCTCATTCACGACTTGATCGCCAATATTCGGGTCAAGTTCTAGGCGATCGGCCAGAGCTTTGCGGATATCAGGGGTCAAGACTAGCGCATAAGGTTTGAGTGCGGGAGACAGTTTTCCCGTCTTGGCAAATTCTTCTAAATCCGCGATCGCGATCGTCTGCTGAAAGGGGCCGAGGCGCAATGTGAGCCGTTCTGCCGCATGACTAGGGCTGGCAATACTGCAACTAAGCGCGACAGCAGCACTGCATAAGAGCCCTTGCATCCACCTTTGATAACGTTGTGGTAAGGCTGAAGGGATGGCTGGGGAGGAGGCGACTCGCGGCTGAGGCCAGAAAAACTGCGGCATGTTCTCGAATGGCGACAAGTTCAACATCAATGAACTGCTAGAACTGCTTTGGCAAATGACTCTAGGCTATACAAAAGCCTAAGTTGGCCAAAACACCTAGCAAGACAATTTGGTAGAAGGAATCTGTTGCGGGTTGTTCCCACCTGCTTTAAAGGTAGTAGAAAGTTGAAGCGTTTGATGTATTCCTGATGCCGAGCTGACTGAAAGATTGCTGAGAAATTGGTTAGGGAGTCGGAGCGGGTACCGCAAATTCTTGAGCTGCAAATTTGCGCCCGGATAAGGGGTCAATCACAATGCCGTAGCCAAACTTGACGTACTCTGGCTTCAAAATATTGTCTCGATGACCGTTGCTATACATCCAGCCCTTCTGAAACATTTCAATATCTCGGTAAGTGAGTCCGACGCTGGAGTCTTGGACATAAATAATGTTCTCTCCTACGCCCACTCTCGGAGCCCCACCGATCGCGTGAAACCGCTCGGTGGGCGTGCGGCCCTCAAGCGAGTTGTGAGCAAAATAGTGCCGATTCATCATGTCTTGGGCATGGAGTTGCGCGGCTTGGGAGAGGAGCGGATCTTCTACCAAAGTAGGCAAGCCGTTGAGTTGGCGATCGCGGTTCATCACCTCCAGGCCAAGCTTCTGTAGCTCTGGCAAAGAGCGGGGTGCGGAAGCAGTCCAAAGAGTCGCGATCGGCAGACCAATCTTCCAATTGCTGCCACCAGGACCGTTATAGAGACCGAGATGGAAAACTTTTTCCGGTGATAGCTCCGCCCAAAAATAGTGAGCATCTAACGGATGGCCGCGTTGGGCCTGCTTGATGTAATGAAAAACGGGTGGAATCGTCCATAGGACTGCAAACAAGGCAGCGTAGCTTAACCAAACCTGTTTAGGGCAAGTCTTGCGCCAACTCGATCGCGAACTGCGGGAAGACAAACTTGACATACTGCGATCGCCCTATCGGATGCTCCATTTTCCGGATTCATCCTATAAAAAGGCAGCTAGCAGAGATACCGTGAAAGCACCGTTGCGATCGCTTCTCAGAAATTTTGTGCCCGTAAAAGTGCGACATTGAGCGGGTTTCAATCTCCAGTGATATGTACCACTAGCTCGCGGGTGTGACTGCGTTGGCGATGTTCCCACACATAAATGCCTTGCCAGGTGCCTAGGACTAAGCGTCCTTGAGAAATGGGGATTTGCTCGGAGCTGTGAGTTAAGGCCGTTCGAATGTGAGCAGGCATATCGTCTGGGCCTTCAGCGCTGTGGATATAGCGTTGGCTATCTTCGGGGACAAGCTTGGCAAAAAAGTTTTCTAAATCGCGTAACACGTCTGGGTCAGCGTTTTCTTGAATCAGTAAGCTCGCCGAAGTATGCCGCAAAAATAAGGTACAGAGTCCCGTCTCAATCCCCGACTCTGCCACGATCGCCTGAATTTTGGAGGTGATTTTAGCTAGCGACTTACCCGCAGTTGAGATGGTCACGAAACGTTGGTAATGGCGCATGAATTTTGAATAGCTGGTTAATTGAATGAATTTACTGGGCAAAGTATTGAATCACCGCTTCAGCGATCGCCTGGTTGCCATCGGTTCTGACCGCTTCAGATTGCCGTGGCGCTTGGGGTAATTGGCGTAAAAACTCCCAGTCGCCGTGGAAAAATTCATCTGGTTGCAGAATTTGATGCTGAGCATGATCCTGAATGCCTGCTAACAAGACAGGCGATTCGGCAAAGTCATCGCGCGTGATGGTAATAATCAGTAAGTTTTGGCGGCAGGCTTCGGCAAAGGTGCTGTATCCCGGTTTGGAGACTAAACGGCCACACAGCGGCATAAAGTCAACCGGACGGTATTGGTGATCGGTGACTTGGCGTATGTTGAGCCAATCTGGAGCTTGGCGATCGAAGGTGATGAATTGCCAATCAGGGAAGCGCTGCAAATTCTGATAGGGAATTTGATCCAGACCCAAACCGCCGAAGGTGAGTAAAACGGTTCGCTCTGGCGGGGCAGTGAGATTAAACGTGGAGCGGAGCTGATCTAAATCAAAGCGAGGCGAGCCTCCGGTTAAACCCACATCTGTAATGGTGGGAAAGGCGCTCATCGATTCGTGGAAAGGTAGGCGAAACAGGCGATCGCACTGTTGGAAACAACCCCGAATCCAATCGGCAATTTCTACAAACTCACCGCCCCAAGCTTGATAGATAAAGTCCCAACCAAAGTTGCTCATCATCCAGCAAGGTACGCCTGCGGCTTTGGCAATTTTGGCAGCTAGAGGTGGAATATCTGCCAACACCAGCCCCACACGATTTTGCTGAATAAAGTTCACTTCTGAGGCGATCAGCGATCGCTCTTGGGCCCGGATATGCCGCAGTTTTTCCAGCGTGGCGGCTTTGTCCATCGTGATGCTGTCGCTTTGGATAATCCCGACATCTAAGCCACGGGGACGGTGAATAAAATCGCCAGTCACATACGACTCCAGTAACCACCGGGGGGCCGTTGTCACCATTGCCACCAAAATCTCTGGGCAGAGGCGTTGAATTTCTGCCACTACCGAAGCAGCACGAGTGGCATGACCAAAACCGTGATTGGTGATTGCCACATATAAAACGGGTCGCGACATGCCTAAGCTCTCCTCCTACCCCACCGTTTGACAAAACTGCTGCACGCCCACCACCAAGCGATCGATCTCCGATTCTAAAGTCAGGTAATGCACACAAGCACGGACACAATCAGGATTCAAAATGGTACGAACCATTAAACCTTGGCTCTCTAAAAACTGGGCCAGTTGGCGGTGCGATCGCCCAGAAGCTTGATCTACCAGCTGAAACGAAACCAAACCTGCCTCCGGTGGTGCAGTCCGCAAGCAATGCACAGAAGATAATTCCTTCAGTTGCTGCCACAGATAAGCACTCAGAGTTTGAATCCGCTGATAACGAGCTTCCACTGAACCCCATTCGCTCTGAGTCGCGATCGCAACTCTCAACGCAGGATACAAGGCATAGTCGGAAGTGGCTACCTCAAACCGTTTGCCGCCTCGTTCCCAGCCCACGGGTTGGCCGTTAGCATCCGTGGTGATGCCTCGCCAGCCAATGAAGGTTGGTTGCAACGTTTCTAGAGCGTCTGGGCGAATGTATAATCCACCGACTCCAGCAGGTCCACACCACCACTTATGGCCTGTAAACGCATAAAAATCGACCGCTAGTGCTGCCAGGTCGAGCGGTAACACCCCGACCGATTGCGCTGCATCCACTAAAACCCGTACTGGATGTTGTTGAGTTGGGTAGGCGTGGCAAGCCGCCACAATTTCTCCTAGGGGAAGCAACTGGCCCGTGTTCCACAGAATATGGCTGAGAACAACCAGGCGAGTATTAGCTGTTAAATGTTGCGCGATCGCCGCTACTGGATCACCTGCATTCAGCGTTGCCATCAGCGAGCAAACGTCTACCGCTACGCCAAACCGACGCTGAATTTCTTGAACCACAGCAATGATGCTTTGATGCTCACAGTTAGTCATCAAAATGCGATCGCCAGGTTGCCAATTGATACCCCAGAGTGCAATATTGCAGCCCGTCGAGACGCTATCGGTCAAGGTGATGGTTTCAGCCGTTACGCCCAGCTCTGCGGCGATCGTTTGGCGAGTTTGCTGAGATTCCTGATTAATCCAGACATTGCTGCTATTAGAAAATGGGCCAGCTTGTTGCATATGCAAGTGCGCTTGCTGCATCGCTGCTAAAGCCGCTTGGGGCATTGGGCCTTGACCACCGTAGTTGAAATAAGCTTTATTCGCTAAGGCAGGAAACTGGTGGCGATGACGCTCTAGAAGGTGATGAACCGGAAGCGTGCTGGTCATAGCTGCTCAAATCAGTGGGCAAGCCCTAGCATTTTAGCAATTTAAGTTATCACGACATGAGCGTAGCCTTAGAATTTCCAATGATTTAGCAATTTGACTAGAGAAATCAATCCTGGGATACATCCCCAATTAGATAGATTCTTATAAATTGTTTAAGGAAAAATATTTAATGTTCGTGTGAGGAACTAGAGTCCCTATGGCAAACTGGCAACTACGTAGCTCCCTGCTGAAATCTGCTCTGATTGTTGGACTAGCGACTGTAATGGGTGCTAGTGGCAGCATCGGCATGGCTTTGGTCGGGGAGCAGAGCGCGATCGCTCAAGAGCAAGCTCCCGCCGAGGAGACCCCAGCTGAAGAGACTCCCGCCGAAGAAGCTCCCGCCGAGGAAACCCCAGCTGAAGAGACTCCCGCTGAAGAAGCTCCCGCCGAGGAAACCCCAGCTGAAGAGACTCCCGCTGAAGAAGCTCCCGCCGAAGAGACCCCCGCCGAGGAAACCCCCGCCGAGGAGACTCCTGCTGAAGAAGCTCCCGCTGAAGAGACCCCTGCCGAGGAAACCCCCGCTCCTGCCGAGCAAGCTTCTGACCAACGAGTTCTTCCCATCGTGCTTGTCTCTACTGCTGGAGAAACGGCTAGCACCAGAGTCATTCCTGGCTACCAGCCTCGCTTTAGCAAGATTTTAGGCAGTGGTGCCCTACTGGTGAACGACGAAGATCAAGTCACAGGCTACTACTTCGCGACCACAGGTTTAGAGCCTAGCCAGACTCTGCCTTATCACTTTCATGGCGCTCTGACTGGTACTAACCCCACCAGTTGCGAAGGCGATAAAGCTCTATTAGATTCCGAAGTCGGTGGCGGCGTTATTACAGATTTGGCTGCGATCGCACCACTGCAATCTAGTGTTGGTGGCTTTGGTCGGGTTGGTTCACCCTTCAGCCCTGTTCAGCTATCTGCCCCGGTTGCTTTGGCAGACATTGGCTACCTAAACATTCACTCGACCCAAGGCACTCCTGTTGGCCCTGGCATCGTTTGTGCCAACGTGCGTCTAGATCCCGCTGGCTTCGTGCGTAAGTAAGCGTTCTGGTAGGGCCAAAGTTTGGAATGATTTGAGTGGTATGGACTACTCAAATCATTCTCATATACAACCACCAGAGGCCCTTTGGCGTTGCTAATCCTGAGATGAATCTGGGTTCTTCGACAAAGTAGGCTGATTTAGCAGTCTCTAAATACCACAACTAAGCAAATTTCCTGCTAGCGTTGAAGGCATGTTCCTGACTACTGAACTCCTACTACAGTATCAACGCTGTAGTCGAAGAGCCTTCCTAGATATCTATGGAGATCTCACTCAACGAGATCCTCCGAGCGATTACTTGCTCAAGTTAATCCAGGACAGCGCGGCTCATCGACGAACTGTGTTGACAGAGTATGCTTGGCAGCAACCCACCTGGCCGCCGAGAGATTGGATTGCCGGGGGCCAAGCCACCCTGGAAATGATGCGGCAGGGAGTAGAGTGCATTTACCAAGGGATTCTCCTAAGGGAGACACCAGAAGGAGTGACCTTGGTGAGTCAGCCCGATCTCCTGATCAAGCAACCTGGTCAGTCTTACTTTGGCGATTGGATTTACGTCCCAACTGAAATTAGGTTAGGCAAGCGCCCTAAGCTGGAGTACCAAATTCTGGCTACGTTTCATACCTATGTTTTGGCTGCGGTGCAAGGCGCTTGGCCTGAGACAAGTTGGCTGATTCTGCGAGAAAAAGGAGCTTACGAAGTCGATTTGTGGACTTTGTTGCCCCAGATGCAAACGATTTTGCAAGAGTGTTTGCAAACTCTGCTTGCCCCAGAAGCCCCCGAAGTTTTCATTGCTCGTAACCGCTGTAACCTGTGTGGTTGGCTGAACTACTGTTCGGGAGTAGCGCAAGCGCAACGGCATCTATCGCTGCTGCCTGGAGTCACTGCTAGCCGCTACACTCAGTTGCAAGCCCTTGATCTAGTTACAGTCGAATCTTTAGCCAGTTCTACACCAACCAGGCTGGAGACTTTACCTGGCTTTGGCCCAGAAGTAGCTCAAAGGCTAGTTTGGCAAGCGCAAGCTGTGTTAGAGAACCGAGCGATCGCCTACCCAGACAAGTCACCTTCTGGCAAGCCTTTGAACTTGTCCCAAGAACTGCCGACTGCCCCAGTGGAACTTTATTTTGACATTGAGGCCGAACCAGACCTGAATGTGGCTTTTCTACATGGAGTATTGGTCGTCGATCGCCGAACTCAGCAAGAAACATTCCACCCTTTGTTGGCAGAGCGGCCAGAAGACGAGGTTTTGGTTTGGCAGCAGTTTTTGGAATTAGTCAACGACTATCCAGATGCTCCGATTTTTCATTTCTGCCCATACGAGCCTCAAACCGTAGCGCGCTTGGCGAAGCTGTACGACACACCATCTCCTTGGGTACGACCACTGCTCAGCCGCTTCGTTGATTTGCATGAGCGGGTAACTCGTACTGTAATTTTGCCCGTTGAAAGCTATGCCCTCAAACCGATTGCTCGTTGGGTGGGGTTTGACTGGCGCGATGCCAAAGCGAATGGAGCCCAGGCAATTTGCTGGTATAGCCAGTGGCTAGAAACAGGCGATCGCGCTTACCTAGATGCGATCGTGCAGTACAACGAAGATGATTGTCGAGCCACTTACCAGATCAAAGAGTGGCTGGTAGGTTTCTTGCAGGAATCACTTTGCTCAGAGTTGGTCTAGGGGTTCTGCGCCAGAAATTTTGCGTCCCAGAATCACTAAATCTCGCTCTACTCCATCG harbors:
- a CDS encoding CAP domain-containing protein, which codes for MSSLSSRSSRSSWRKTCPKQVWLSYAALFAVLWTIPPVFHYIKQAQRGHPLDAHYFWAELSPEKVFHLGLYNGPGGSNWKIGLPIATLWTASAPRSLPELQKLGLEVMNRDRQLNGLPTLVEDPLLSQAAQLHAQDMMNRHYFAHNSLEGRTPTERFHAIGGAPRVGVGENIIYVQDSSVGLTYRDIEMFQKGWMYSNGHRDNILKPEYVKFGYGIVIDPLSGRKFAAQEFAVPAPTP
- a CDS encoding secondary thiamine-phosphate synthase enzyme YjbQ — its product is MTISTAGKSLAKITSKIQAIVAESGIETGLCTLFLRHTSASLLIQENADPDVLRDLENFFAKLVPEDSQRYIHSAEGPDDMPAHIRTALTHSSEQIPISQGRLVLGTWQGIYVWEHRQRSHTRELVVHITGD
- a CDS encoding glycosyl transferase encodes the protein MSRPVLYVAITNHGFGHATRAASVVAEIQRLCPEILVAMVTTAPRWLLESYVTGDFIHRPRGLDVGIIQSDSITMDKAATLEKLRHIRAQERSLIASEVNFIQQNRVGLVLADIPPLAAKIAKAAGVPCWMMSNFGWDFIYQAWGGEFVEIADWIRGCFQQCDRLFRLPFHESMSAFPTITDVGLTGGSPRFDLDQLRSTFNLTAPPERTVLLTFGGLGLDQIPYQNLQRFPDWQFITFDRQAPDWLNIRQVTDHQYRPVDFMPLCGRLVSKPGYSTFAEACRQNLLIITITRDDFAESPVLLAGIQDHAQHQILQPDEFFHGDWEFLRQLPQAPRQSEAVRTDGNQAIAEAVIQYFAQ
- a CDS encoding aminotransferase class V-fold PLP-dependent enzyme, with protein sequence MTSTLPVHHLLERHRHQFPALANKAYFNYGGQGPMPQAALAAMQQAHLHMQQAGPFSNSSNVWINQESQQTRQTIAAELGVTAETITLTDSVSTGCNIALWGINWQPGDRILMTNCEHQSIIAVVQEIQRRFGVAVDVCSLMATLNAGDPVAAIAQHLTANTRLVVLSHILWNTGQLLPLGEIVAACHAYPTQQHPVRVLVDAAQSVGVLPLDLAALAVDFYAFTGHKWWCGPAGVGGLYIRPDALETLQPTFIGWRGITTDANGQPVGWERGGKRFEVATSDYALYPALRVAIATQSEWGSVEARYQRIQTLSAYLWQQLKELSSVHCLRTAPPEAGLVSFQLVDQASGRSHRQLAQFLESQGLMVRTILNPDCVRACVHYLTLESEIDRLVVGVQQFCQTVG
- a CDS encoding TM0106 family RecB-like putative nuclease, whose amino-acid sequence is MFLTTELLLQYQRCSRRAFLDIYGDLTQRDPPSDYLLKLIQDSAAHRRTVLTEYAWQQPTWPPRDWIAGGQATLEMMRQGVECIYQGILLRETPEGVTLVSQPDLLIKQPGQSYFGDWIYVPTEIRLGKRPKLEYQILATFHTYVLAAVQGAWPETSWLILREKGAYEVDLWTLLPQMQTILQECLQTLLAPEAPEVFIARNRCNLCGWLNYCSGVAQAQRHLSLLPGVTASRYTQLQALDLVTVESLASSTPTRLETLPGFGPEVAQRLVWQAQAVLENRAIAYPDKSPSGKPLNLSQELPTAPVELYFDIEAEPDLNVAFLHGVLVVDRRTQQETFHPLLAERPEDEVLVWQQFLELVNDYPDAPIFHFCPYEPQTVARLAKLYDTPSPWVRPLLSRFVDLHERVTRTVILPVESYALKPIARWVGFDWRDAKANGAQAICWYSQWLETGDRAYLDAIVQYNEDDCRATYQIKEWLVGFLQESLCSELV